The genomic segment CGACCACGTCTTCGATGGTGGGGCCGTACTTGCGCTTGAGGCGGTCGAGCAGCGCCAGCCGGTCTTCGATCTCGGCGAGACGCCCGGGGGAAGCGTTGATCCCGCCCGCGTAGGAGCGGAGTTTGCCGCCGACCTCCTCCGCCGTGATGCGCGCCGACTCCAGGGCTTCGACGTCCTCGCGGAAGGTCGCGTTGTCATATCCGGCCAGCTCCTGCACCCGGCGCGCGGCCGTGCGCAGCGACGCCGCTGCCGCTCCCTGCCCCTCGTACAGAAGCTCATAGGCTTCGAGCGCGGCGGTGCGGATCTTCTCGGCGTTGGCCAGCACACGCTTCTCATTTTCCAGGCGCACGTCCTCGCCCGGCTCGAGCTGTGCGTCCGCGATCTCCTTCTTCTGGAACCTCCACAGGTCCACCATGCGCAGGCGCTCCTGCTCGTTGCGGTCGAGTTCCGCCATGCGCTCCCGGATGGACTTCCAGCGGGCGAAGGCCCGCGCGACGGGCTCGGTCGAAAGCCCGGCGAAGGCATCGAGCAGCTCGAGGCGCGCCGCCGCATCAAACGCCAGGACGGATTCGTTCTGCGCGTGGATGGAAGCCAGCCGCGGCGCGAGCAGCTTCAGCACCGCCACCGTGGCCGGCTGGTTGTTGACGAAGACGCGGCCTTTGCCGCCCGCCGCGATCTCGCGCCGCAGGATGAGCTGGCCGTCGGCGGCGTCCAGGCCATTCGCTTCCAGCACCTTCGCTGCCGCTTCCTCGCCCTCGAACACGGCGGTGACCACGGCCTTCTCCGCGCCGTGGCGCACCATCTCTGAGGAAGACTTCTCCCCCAGCAGCAGGGACAAAGCATCAATCAGGATGGATTTGCCGGCGCCGGTCTCGCCGGTGAGCAGGTTCAGCCCCGGCCCGAACTCCAGCGCCACCTGGTCGATGACGGCGTAATTTTCGACGCGCAGTTCGAGGAGCACGAGTGTCCTGAAGAAGTCGCTGGCCGCAGAATAGCACAGCTTTTTTGCACATCCCCCGGCCGACTTGGCGTTTGACTGGCAGGAACCGAGGTGCTACGGTCAGATTCAGGGCACTCTGCTTCCGGAATGGAGATACAAATCCACATTGTGACAGCCAGCTTCGTAGGCGGCGAGATCGTCAGCCTGATCCTGCAGAGCGGCCCTGTCGCCAAAGCGGTCCTGGTCATCCTGCTGCTGTTCAGCGTCTTTTCCTGGTCGGTGATGCTGTCCAAATGGGCGGCGCTGCGGCGCGCCCAGCAGCAGAGTGGGCGTTTCCTGCGCGCCTTCCGCAAAGCGGCGCGCCTCGAGGACGTGGCCGCCATCGCTCCCCAGTTCCGCGAGAGCCCGCTGGCCTCCGTGTTTGATGGCGGCTACACCGAGTATCGCCGCCAGGCGGCGAAGGGCGGGGCGGTGCGCATGACCGCGGTTGAGCGCGCCACGCAGATCGCCGCTTCGGAGGAGCTCACACGGCTGGAGCGCAGGCTGCCCTGGCTGGCCACCACGGGCGCGGTCACGCCCTTCATCGGTTTGTTCGGCACGGTGTGGGGGATCATTGACGCCTTCCACGGGCTGGGCACGGCCGGGGCCGCCACGCTGCGCGCGGTCGCGCCCGGCATCTCCGAAGCCCTGGTGACCACGGCGGCCGGCCTGGCCGCCGCCATCCCCGCCGTCATCGCCTACAACCACTTCACCCACTCCATCCGCGAGTTTGCCGCGCGCATGGGGGATTTTGCGCTCGAGTTCCTGAACGCTGTGGAGCGCAACTCTCCGGAATAGTGAGGTCGCAATGTCTTTCATGGTCCCTCGCGGGCGCACCCTCTCCGAGATCAACGTCACCCCGTTCGTGGACGTGGTGCTGGTGCTGCTCATCATCTTCATGATCACCGCCCCGGTGCTGCAATCGGGCATCGAGGTTTCGGTGCCCAAGACGAAAACGGTGAAGGAGATCACC from the Terriglobales bacterium genome contains:
- the recN gene encoding DNA repair protein RecN, which encodes MLLELRVENYAVIDQVALEFGPGLNLLTGETGAGKSILIDALSLLLGEKSSSEMVRHGAEKAVVTAVFEGEEAAAKVLEANGLDAADGQLILRREIAAGGKGRVFVNNQPATVAVLKLLAPRLASIHAQNESVLAFDAAARLELLDAFAGLSTEPVARAFARWKSIRERMAELDRNEQERLRMVDLWRFQKKEIADAQLEPGEDVRLENEKRVLANAEKIRTAALEAYELLYEGQGAAAASLRTAARRVQELAGYDNATFREDVEALESARITAEEVGGKLRSYAGGINASPGRLAEIEDRLALLDRLKRKYGPTIEDVVACWQDVSRKLDEVENKDEVLRQLGKELAAVVDEYLTAAHAISKKRQQAAKTLEKLVEKEVNDLAMQASFRIEVESAEEEKRWTASGLDHVTYLISANPGEPLGPVEKIASGGELSRVMLALKATVESSAGVSPAVRRASRPPSVSRTLIFDEIDSGIGGRAAEAVGRKLKALAAGNQVICVTHLPQIASFADHHYAIEKREVGGRSRTRIRRLEPAERTEEIARMLSGAKLSETSRKHAEQLLKTNV
- the tolQ gene encoding protein TolQ, with protein sequence MEIQIHIVTASFVGGEIVSLILQSGPVAKAVLVILLLFSVFSWSVMLSKWAALRRAQQQSGRFLRAFRKAARLEDVAAIAPQFRESPLASVFDGGYTEYRRQAAKGGAVRMTAVERATQIAASEELTRLERRLPWLATTGAVTPFIGLFGTVWGIIDAFHGLGTAGAATLRAVAPGISEALVTTAAGLAAAIPAVIAYNHFTHSIREFAARMGDFALEFLNAVERNSPE